A genomic window from Sulfurospirillum diekertiae includes:
- a CDS encoding aspartate/glutamate racemase family protein gives MKTIGLIGGMSWESTQSYYTLLNEGVKAKLGGLHSAKIILHSVDFAPIEHFQSEGKWEEAALVIQEAALSLERAGVDFILLCTNTMHKILPLITPHVRTPFLHIAEATAKALNAQDAHKAILLGTQFTMQETFYTEVLKSHHIDVVIPDEKAIEIINQIIFQELCVGQIKSTSKEIFLKIINDLKCHDEQIDSVILGCTEIGLLLDQQSTYLPLFDTTILHVNEALTHALNE, from the coding sequence ATGAAAACGATAGGATTGATCGGTGGCATGAGTTGGGAATCCACACAGAGCTATTACACTCTTTTAAATGAGGGCGTCAAAGCCAAACTGGGTGGACTTCACAGTGCTAAGATCATTCTTCACTCAGTTGATTTTGCACCAATTGAGCACTTCCAAAGCGAAGGGAAATGGGAAGAGGCTGCGCTTGTTATCCAAGAAGCAGCACTTTCCTTAGAACGAGCAGGAGTGGATTTCATCCTTTTATGTACCAATACCATGCACAAAATTCTTCCGCTCATTACACCTCATGTGAGAACACCTTTTTTACATATTGCAGAAGCGACTGCTAAAGCGCTCAATGCACAAGATGCCCATAAAGCCATTCTACTTGGAACCCAATTTACAATGCAAGAAACATTCTACACCGAAGTTTTAAAATCCCACCACATTGATGTGGTTATCCCTGATGAAAAAGCAATCGAAATTATCAACCAAATTATCTTTCAAGAACTTTGCGTTGGTCAAATCAAAAGCACTTCCAAAGAGATATTTTTAAAAATAATTAACGATCTTAAATGCCATGATGAACAAATTGATTCTGTCATTTTAGGATGCACGGAAATTGGCCTTTTATTGGATCAACAAAGCACTTATTTGCCGCTTTTTGACACAACTATTCTACATGTAAACGAAGCACTAACACATGCACTTAACGAATAA
- a CDS encoding ribonucleoside-diphosphate reductase subunit alpha: MLTVQKRNGRIEPLDISKIQKYTSSAIKGLDNVSQSELEVDAKIQFRDQITTEEIQKTLIKTAVDKIDIDRPNWTFVAARLFLYDLYHKVNGFTGYGSFAEYLDRGEKEGRIALGMKSKYDLKDLDAYLKPERDLQFTYLGIKTLHDRYLIKNRQGKPIELPQHMFMAIAMFLAQNELNSQDWAKKFYDVISKFEVMLATPTLSNARTTRHQLSSCYIGSTPDNIEGIFDSYKEMSLLSKFGGGIGWDWNLVRSMGGMIDGHKNAAGGVIPFLKITNDIAIAVDQLGTRKGAIAVYLEPWHMDISDFLDLKKNSGEERRRAHDLFPALWINDLFMKRVEENAMWTLFDPAEAGDLAEVYGEEFERRYLAYEQNDAISKEYVPAKELWKKILTSYFESGSPFLCFKDNANRANPNDHTGIIRSSNLCTEIFQNTAPNHYKVKIVYNDQTIDTYEESDLVKVDSGVTKEAKKVTALDSINGKDIFIVEKEMVEGKTAVCNLASVNLSKIHTKEEIERTIPIAIRMLDNVIDLNFYPHAKVKHTNLKSRAIGLGVMGEAQMLAEQHIAWGSYEHFSKIDEVMEAVSYNAILASSNLAIEKGIYPEFQGSKWSRGIFPIDTANDEAKKLVDRGGLFGYMYDWESLREKVKKNGMRNGYLMAVAPTSSISILVGTTQTIEPVYKRKWFEENLSGMIPVVVPNLSPDTWNFYTPAYELDQRVLIKAGAIRQKWIDQGQSLNIFITLDKASGKYLNDIYMLGWKLGIKSTYYLRSQSPENKLEVADRSIECEGCQ, from the coding sequence ATGTTAACTGTCCAAAAGCGTAATGGTCGCATTGAGCCACTCGATATCTCTAAAATTCAAAAATATACTAGCTCTGCCATCAAAGGTTTGGACAATGTCTCTCAAAGTGAGCTTGAAGTCGATGCGAAGATTCAGTTTCGTGATCAAATTACGACTGAAGAGATTCAAAAGACATTAATCAAAACAGCAGTGGATAAGATCGATATTGATCGGCCAAACTGGACGTTTGTTGCCGCACGTCTGTTTTTATATGACCTTTACCATAAAGTCAATGGCTTTACAGGGTACGGAAGTTTTGCAGAGTACTTAGACCGTGGAGAAAAAGAGGGACGTATCGCCCTTGGGATGAAATCCAAATATGACCTGAAAGACCTTGACGCCTACCTCAAGCCTGAGCGTGATCTTCAATTTACCTATCTTGGAATTAAAACCCTTCACGATCGTTATTTGATCAAGAACAGACAAGGCAAGCCTATTGAGTTGCCACAACATATGTTCATGGCGATTGCCATGTTCTTAGCGCAAAATGAACTCAATTCCCAAGATTGGGCAAAGAAATTTTACGATGTGATCAGTAAATTTGAAGTGATGCTCGCAACGCCGACACTTTCGAATGCAAGAACTACGCGTCATCAACTCAGCTCATGCTACATCGGCAGTACGCCTGATAATATCGAAGGTATTTTTGACTCCTACAAAGAGATGTCACTGCTGAGCAAATTTGGTGGAGGCATTGGCTGGGATTGGAATTTGGTACGTTCGATGGGTGGTATGATCGATGGGCATAAAAACGCCGCAGGTGGCGTTATACCTTTTTTAAAAATCACCAATGATATTGCCATTGCAGTGGATCAACTCGGGACTCGTAAAGGTGCGATTGCCGTGTATTTAGAGCCATGGCATATGGACATCTCCGACTTTTTAGACCTTAAGAAAAACTCTGGTGAAGAGAGACGTCGTGCGCACGATCTTTTCCCTGCACTTTGGATCAATGACCTCTTTATGAAACGTGTTGAAGAAAACGCAATGTGGACGCTATTTGATCCTGCTGAAGCGGGTGATCTTGCGGAAGTCTATGGTGAAGAGTTTGAGCGTCGTTACCTTGCCTATGAGCAAAACGATGCTATTTCAAAAGAGTATGTACCTGCCAAAGAGTTGTGGAAGAAAATCTTAACCAGTTATTTTGAAAGCGGAAGCCCATTCCTCTGTTTTAAAGACAATGCCAATCGTGCGAATCCTAATGATCATACGGGCATTATTCGAAGCTCAAACCTGTGCACCGAAATTTTTCAAAATACCGCACCTAATCACTATAAAGTAAAAATTGTTTATAACGATCAAACGATTGACACCTATGAAGAGAGTGATTTGGTTAAAGTTGATAGTGGCGTAACAAAAGAAGCTAAGAAAGTAACTGCACTCGATAGTATCAATGGCAAAGATATTTTTATTGTTGAAAAAGAGATGGTTGAAGGTAAAACGGCTGTGTGTAATCTTGCCAGTGTGAACCTCTCTAAAATTCACACCAAAGAAGAGATCGAGCGAACCATTCCTATCGCAATTCGAATGCTTGACAATGTGATTGATCTTAACTTTTATCCACATGCCAAAGTAAAACATACTAACCTCAAATCACGTGCCATTGGCTTAGGTGTGATGGGTGAAGCGCAAATGCTGGCAGAACAGCACATCGCGTGGGGAAGTTACGAGCACTTTAGCAAAATTGATGAAGTGATGGAAGCGGTGAGTTACAATGCCATTTTGGCTTCGTCTAATCTTGCGATTGAAAAAGGAATTTATCCTGAATTTCAAGGTTCGAAATGGAGTCGAGGTATTTTCCCAATAGACACGGCCAATGACGAAGCTAAGAAATTAGTAGATCGTGGTGGGCTATTTGGGTACATGTATGATTGGGAGAGTTTAAGAGAAAAAGTGAAAAAGAATGGTATGCGCAATGGCTATCTGATGGCAGTTGCACCAACAAGCTCCATTTCTATTCTTGTGGGAACCACACAAACAATAGAGCCTGTATACAAACGTAAATGGTTTGAGGAAAACCTCTCAGGAATGATTCCTGTTGTGGTGCCAAACCTCAGTCCTGATACTTGGAATTTTTATACCCCAGCATATGAACTGGATCAACGTGTGCTCATTAAAGCAGGTGCTATTCGCCAAAAATGGATCGATCAAGGGCAGAGCCTTAATATTTTTATCACATTGGATAAGGCAAGCGGAAAATACCTCAATGACATCTACATGCTCGGATGGAAACTCGGTATCAAATCGACCTATTACCTCCGTTCCCAATCGCCTGAGAATAAACTTGAAGTAGCCGATCGCAGCATTGAGTGTGAAGGATGTCAATAA
- a CDS encoding anaerobic ribonucleoside-triphosphate reductase activating protein, whose product MLEKLASIESAFNLLKNVLADKAIHSITKFTTLDYPHHLASIFWFAKCNMACPYCYNPQIVRDSGTISLQTAIEFLQSRQGRLDSVVLSGGECTLYPNLEPFCEAIKALNYKIKIDTNGSHPELLAHLIMKKLVDYIALDYKAPLDQYETLTHYHHSERFEESLKILIQSDIPFEVRTTLHSDLLTPIDINTIIKDLHVKGYRGTYYLQNYLHVEPTLGETKMQQNQFDLSQLSPLIPIELRNF is encoded by the coding sequence ATGTTGGAAAAACTGGCGAGCATAGAGAGCGCGTTCAATTTGTTGAAAAATGTCCTTGCCGATAAGGCAATTCATAGTATTACGAAATTTACGACGCTAGATTATCCCCATCATCTAGCGTCTATCTTTTGGTTTGCCAAATGCAATATGGCTTGTCCCTATTGCTACAATCCTCAAATCGTACGAGACAGTGGAACCATTAGCCTCCAAACTGCCATAGAATTTTTACAAAGCCGTCAAGGACGTCTGGATAGTGTTGTACTAAGTGGTGGAGAGTGTACCCTTTATCCCAATCTTGAACCCTTTTGCGAAGCGATTAAAGCATTAAATTATAAGATTAAAATCGACACCAATGGCTCTCATCCAGAGTTACTAGCACATTTAATTATGAAAAAGCTTGTAGACTACATTGCACTTGATTATAAAGCTCCATTAGATCAGTATGAAACATTAACACATTACCACCATAGTGAACGTTTTGAAGAGAGTTTAAAAATACTGATTCAAAGTGATATTCCCTTTGAGGTTCGTACAACACTACATAGTGATTTACTCACTCCCATAGACATTAACACCATCATAAAAGATTTACATGTAAAAGGTTATCGTGGAACCTATTACCTTCAAAATTATTTACATGTAGAGCCCACATTGGGTGAAACAAAAATGCAACAAAATCAGTTTGATTTGAGCCAGCTCAGCCCTCTCATACCTATAGAATTAAGAAATTTTTGA
- a CDS encoding ribonucleoside triphosphate reductase: MLTKVLKRDGTTEEFQPYKIEDAIKKAFKSEGVTYDASIFQEILKRIEKKRVAAVEDFQNMIEQELYKTRYFDVMRSFILYRHTHKMQREHIYGLNEDTTYVNSTQTIEEYIGKSDWRIKANSNTGYSNAGLVNNTAGKVIANYWLDKIYSKEEGLAHRNGDYHIHDLDCLTAYCAGWSLRVLLDEGFNGVRGRVESRPPMHFREALGQMANFLGILQSEWAGAQAFSSFDTYLAPYAFKDKISYKEIKKAIRSFIYNLNVPARWGQSPFTNITIDWTVPKDLADQIPTSNQRHLFKEINDAELMEEAQKRGVNSLEAMTYKHFQKEMNLINKAYYEVMTEGDKTGQPFTFPIPTVNITEDFDWDGENTDLLFENTAKIGSSYFQNFIGSQYVRDADGKLVENPKAYKPGHVRSMCCRLQLDLRELLKRGGGLFGSAEMTGSIGVVTLNMARLGYLYKGNKKELMERFEYLMDLAKSTLEKKRVFVQEMYNRGLYPYTARYLPGFNSHFSTIGVNGINEMIRNFTDDKHNIADAYGMEFAHEILEFVRNKMVTYQEETGNLYNLEATPAEGTTYRFAKEDKKRYPEIIQAGSGKNVYYTNSSQLPANFTDDPFEALDLQDDLQCSYTGGTVLHLYMKERISSSEACKKLVRNVITNYRMPYLTITPVFSVCEKHGYISGEHEFCPKCDEELVEHYRKGEAS; the protein is encoded by the coding sequence ATGCTAACCAAAGTACTCAAACGTGACGGAACGACAGAAGAATTTCAGCCTTATAAAATCGAAGACGCCATTAAAAAAGCCTTTAAAAGTGAAGGTGTAACCTACGATGCAAGCATCTTTCAAGAGATACTCAAGCGTATCGAAAAAAAACGGGTAGCAGCGGTTGAAGACTTCCAAAATATGATCGAACAAGAGCTTTATAAAACACGTTATTTTGACGTTATGCGCTCCTTTATTCTCTACCGACATACCCATAAAATGCAGCGTGAGCATATCTACGGACTCAATGAAGATACGACCTATGTCAATTCCACGCAAACAATTGAAGAGTATATTGGAAAAAGTGACTGGAGAATTAAAGCAAACTCTAACACCGGTTACTCAAACGCTGGGTTAGTCAATAACACTGCAGGTAAAGTGATTGCTAATTACTGGCTTGACAAAATTTACTCCAAAGAAGAGGGATTAGCCCATCGTAATGGTGACTATCATATCCATGATTTAGACTGTTTAACAGCGTATTGCGCTGGTTGGAGCCTTCGCGTGCTTTTAGATGAGGGCTTTAACGGTGTTCGTGGTCGTGTTGAGAGCCGCCCTCCAATGCACTTTCGCGAAGCACTCGGACAAATGGCAAACTTTTTAGGCATTCTCCAAAGCGAATGGGCGGGTGCTCAAGCGTTTAGCTCATTTGATACCTATTTAGCACCATATGCTTTCAAGGATAAAATCTCCTATAAAGAGATCAAAAAAGCGATTCGTAGCTTTATTTATAACCTCAATGTTCCTGCACGTTGGGGACAAAGTCCGTTTACCAACATTACGATTGACTGGACCGTGCCTAAAGACTTAGCCGATCAGATTCCAACATCAAACCAACGTCATCTTTTTAAAGAAATTAACGATGCTGAGCTTATGGAAGAGGCACAAAAACGTGGTGTCAATTCTCTTGAAGCCATGACCTACAAGCATTTTCAAAAAGAGATGAATCTCATCAATAAAGCTTACTACGAAGTGATGACCGAGGGCGATAAAACAGGTCAGCCTTTCACCTTCCCAATTCCAACGGTGAATATCACCGAAGATTTTGATTGGGATGGTGAAAACACGGACTTACTGTTTGAGAATACCGCCAAAATTGGCTCATCATACTTTCAAAACTTTATTGGAAGCCAATACGTGAGAGATGCTGATGGCAAACTTGTAGAAAACCCAAAAGCCTATAAACCTGGCCATGTACGCTCCATGTGCTGTCGTTTGCAACTCGATCTTAGAGAGCTTTTAAAACGTGGCGGTGGACTTTTCGGAAGTGCTGAAATGACGGGAAGTATTGGCGTTGTGACGCTCAATATGGCACGACTTGGCTATCTCTATAAAGGCAATAAAAAAGAGTTGATGGAGCGCTTTGAATACCTGATGGACCTCGCCAAATCAACACTAGAGAAAAAACGTGTATTTGTCCAAGAGATGTACAACCGTGGACTTTATCCGTATACAGCACGTTATTTGCCAGGATTTAACAGTCATTTTTCAACCATTGGTGTCAATGGTATCAACGAGATGATTCGCAATTTTACGGATGATAAACACAATATTGCCGATGCATATGGAATGGAATTTGCTCACGAAATCTTAGAATTTGTGCGCAATAAAATGGTCACATATCAAGAAGAGACGGGGAATCTCTACAACCTTGAAGCAACACCAGCAGAGGGTACAACGTACCGTTTTGCGAAAGAAGATAAAAAACGCTACCCTGAGATCATCCAAGCAGGATCGGGAAAAAATGTGTACTACACCAACTCCTCTCAACTTCCTGCGAATTTTACCGATGATCCTTTTGAAGCATTGGATCTGCAAGATGACCTACAATGCTCCTACACAGGTGGAACCGTTCTGCATCTTTACATGAAAGAGCGCATTAGTTCCAGTGAAGCGTGTAAAAAGTTGGTTAGAAACGTGATCACCAACTACCGTATGCCTTACCTTACAATCACACCGGTCTTTTCGGTGTGTGAGAAACATGGCTACATCAGTGGCGAGCATGAATTTTGCCCTAAATGCGATGAAGAATTAGTAGAACACTACAGAAAAGGAGAAGCATCATGA
- the nrdD gene encoding anaerobic ribonucleoside-triphosphate reductase, whose protein sequence is MSQTEILEKLKEKRTKCIVYTRVMGYHRPVESFNVGKTGEHRERVQFVEKCPCR, encoded by the coding sequence ATGAGTCAAACCGAAATTTTAGAGAAGTTGAAAGAAAAACGCACCAAATGTATTGTTTATACCCGTGTTATGGGTTATCACAGACCCGTAGAGAGTTTTAATGTTGGAAAAACTGGCGAGCATAGAGAGCGCGTTCAATTTGTTGAAAAATGTCCTTGCCGATAA
- a CDS encoding ribonucleotide-diphosphate reductase subunit beta: MERKKIYNPNSDESLQDRKIFGGNPHGILNFTKAKYSWALKLWDMMEANTWFPREVDTTKDVIDYNRNLTDAEKRMYDLVWSQLISMDSFQTNNLADNINPYITAPEINACLSRQSYEEANHSKSYAVMAEAICDNTDLIYEMEKHDEVLRRKNDYISSVYEELAGDVTDEKLILAMFANQILEGIYFYSGFTAIYALARAGRMLGSAQMIRFIQRDEITHLLIFQNMINSAQKEYPELFTTELKAKVYEMFQKAGDLEIEWGKYITKNQIMGFTDDIIETYIHYLIDDRLTAVGFEKLYNAKHPIKWVDDFSKFNDQKTNFFEGNVSNYSKGSLSFDDF, translated from the coding sequence ATGGAGCGCAAAAAAATCTACAACCCCAACTCAGATGAAAGTCTTCAAGATCGTAAAATTTTTGGGGGAAACCCACACGGAATTTTAAATTTCACCAAAGCAAAATACTCATGGGCACTTAAACTTTGGGATATGATGGAAGCCAATACATGGTTTCCTAGAGAAGTCGATACCACAAAAGATGTCATTGACTATAACCGTAACTTAACAGATGCCGAAAAACGTATGTATGATCTCGTTTGGTCTCAACTCATTAGCATGGATAGCTTTCAAACTAACAACTTAGCCGACAACATAAACCCCTACATCACAGCACCTGAGATAAATGCATGTCTTTCTCGCCAATCGTATGAAGAGGCAAACCACTCTAAATCCTATGCCGTTATGGCAGAAGCCATTTGCGACAACACGGACCTTATTTATGAGATGGAAAAACACGATGAAGTATTACGTCGCAAAAATGACTACATTTCAAGTGTTTACGAAGAGTTAGCGGGCGATGTAACGGATGAAAAACTCATTCTTGCAATGTTTGCCAATCAAATCCTAGAGGGCATCTACTTTTATTCTGGCTTTACGGCTATTTATGCACTAGCACGTGCTGGAAGAATGCTAGGAAGTGCACAGATGATTCGCTTTATTCAACGTGATGAAATTACCCATCTTCTTATCTTCCAAAATATGATTAATTCAGCTCAAAAAGAATATCCAGAACTTTTTACTACTGAGCTTAAAGCCAAAGTCTATGAGATGTTCCAAAAAGCAGGTGATCTTGAAATTGAGTGGGGCAAATACATCACCAAAAATCAAATTATGGGCTTTACGGATGACATCATCGAAACCTACATTCACTATCTGATTGACGATCGTTTAACGGCAGTAGGCTTTGAAAAACTCTACAATGCCAAACACCCTATTAAATGGGTAGATGACTTCTCGAAATTTAATGACCAAAAAACAAATTTCTTTGAAGGCAATGTTTCTAATTACAGCAAAGGAAGTCTCTCATTTGATGATTTCTAA